The Calypte anna isolate BGI_N300 chromosome 20, bCalAnn1_v1.p, whole genome shotgun sequence DNA window GGCAAAGACTGGGAGTGATCCTCAGAAACTGTTCTTCTATCAGGTGTCAATGGGAGGGTGTTCTGCAAGCCAGAGAATTTGTACACTTCCATATCTTGCCACCGTTTACACTGACAGGCCTTGGCTGCACACGCACACGGCTTATTCCCGTTCAGCTTGGACATGGATTGGAAGTCAGAAAGCTCTGTAGTCTTTAGGCTTGCTTTGGATACTAGAGAAACAGCTGGAGAGTtctcctgcctcttctctgATGCCAACTGTGTAGCAGAAGCTCCCAAACATTCAACATCAGCTCTCTTCTGGTCAGCGTCAGGAGCAACGCTGCATCGTTCATGTGCACAAACTTCCTCTGGGACTGGCATCCCAAACCCACTGCAGTCATCTGGTGCATCAGCCTGGCCCTTGTGCACTAGCTGGTTGCACGTGGAATGCGATTTTGTGCTGCAATGGATAAACTTTGGAGGATGAAGGATTGGAGACTTGGAACGCCTGCGCCGCT harbors:
- the OSER1 gene encoding oxidative stress-responsive serine-rich protein 1 — encoded protein: MVILSASAIPIMKTEAKDGEEESLQTAFKKLRVDTAGSTASLSVGEGTSPRALIRTAADETKPKNACSSKEAWQGSVKKPLRGVVRTQRRRRSKSPILHPPKFIHCSTKSHSTCNQLVHKGQADAPDDCSGFGMPVPEEVCAHERCSVAPDADQKRADVECLGASATQLASEKRQENSPAVSLVSKASLKTTELSDFQSMSKLNGNKPCACAAKACQCKRWQDMEVYKFSGLQNTLPLTPDRRTVSEDHSQSLPSRTPSSSPRSCSEQARTFVDDVTIEDLSGYMEYYLYIPKKMSHMAEMMYT